Genomic window (Ananas comosus cultivar F153 linkage group 1, ASM154086v1, whole genome shotgun sequence):
caaccaggtcacaagtaatAGCGTGAAACTTGACATTCAGTCacagtataggatatgaactcgaccaatcatgtcacaagtataggatatgaactcgaACCAATCATGTCAGCAAAGTATATAATCTAGAAACTacgtcggccactagccgacaatccgacccctcagggtacaccgacctcacgGTACATCGGACAACAGAAGTCAAGgtccgaccaaccaggtcactgatacgaggtacaagaaaccaccaaccaggtcacaagtgtaGGAGATGCAACGTCGACCAACCAGGTAATGGAGATCACATAGGAGATCAGAccaaccaaatcataaatatcATATACAGATAAAAGTCTACNNNNNNNNNNNNNNNNNNNNNNNNNAAAATCAAAAGTGACACTTCAACATTTATACGCCTACTGTTTCATTTTCTCTTGAACATTTCTTCAGGTCTTATCACTCTTGATCTCTAGTACACTTTTTTCAGAATGAATCTATTTATGTTGTCCTCCAATCCACTGAAAAGAAggctaaattaaaaaattgccCGTAcattaaaatttcattaatttttaccCACCTTGTCTCGAATTAAAATAACTCCAAATTTTAACACAGTGACCAGAGTTGACAAAGAGTaagataaaatttgatataaattttaatgaaaCTAGATATTGAGATATTACTACGTGCAAagtaaatttttgtaatttacattaaaaatttacCAATATTCTGGTATGCTAATATTATGCGCAATTAACTCAAAATAATATTGCATATggcatattagtatatatatataaattttttttttgagtagataggtagcacgctgcttcgtttatttcatttagaaataacttagtgaaatgtaaatcaaataggattcaacTTGGGACCTTCAGGTATCAACCATCAGCTCTTTGTCATTACTCTAGGACGACGTCGGTAGCATAACTAAAAATTAAGTACATATAAGGGTAGTTCTACGGAGCACTATACAGCACAAAAAATAAACTTGTATAATACAATCAGCATATGGCACCATGGAATTGCTAAAAACGGGGGCGGCACGTGGGCGCCTGGCCCGGCACGGCTCGGGTCAGCGCTTACAGCACGGCATGCAGTACTGTAGCACTCGTGCCGGGCTGCGCCGGCCCAAGCTCTGGGCCGTGCTGGATCGCTCCTCCTATGGCCTGACGACCAGACACAGCTCGACCCAAATGGCCTGAGCCGTGCGCGCGATGAGAGGCGGGCGGCCTGGCACGAACGACCCgcttgggccgtgccagccGGTGTGAGACCGCACGGCTCGCTTTGGGCCGTGCCAGCCGAGGCTAGCACGGCGCCGGACCCTAAGGGCTAATGGCCTTAGGGTCTTGCCCTCTTGCTCTCACAAGGTTAGACATTGGGAGTAGAGGCGCCATGGCGCCTCTCGCATTGCGCCCTCACTAGCGGCATTTGGCGCCGGCCTGCGGAGACCTATGATGCCGCCTCTTATGGCCCCGCCGCCGCACCCGTGGCCTGTCCCCAATCCAAAGGCCCCACCTCGTGCGGCGTCCCCTCTCCCCATCCCGACTCCTTCCCCCCGCTCCaccgcccccgcccccccccctcCCTCCTCGGCGCCCCCTACCTTCTCCTCGGCTCCCTCCTCCGAGATCCTCTCCTCCCCGAAAACCTCACCTCCCCAAGAAACCCCAGCACCCCCAAATACgttgattttttttcaaaaaataataatacaaatttatttaattttttaaaaaattaaatatttactatattataattaattttataaaattttaataatttaatcaaatttaaactaagtttttttaaaaaatttttaaaaataaatattataaaaggcCGGCCAGAAGCACGACCTGGCCCGGCACTGTCTGTGCCTTCTGGGCCAAAGGTTGGGCCAAAGGCTAGGCAGCGTAGTTGTAGTAGCCCTGGAAttcagcatttgaggcttgtcgacagctctgaagagtgtcgggacaagtccgagttcTGTTggtgcgaaatagacgcaaactGGACTCAGCGGGACGCGAGAGTAGAGAGTTAGCATTgcaatctgcaaattgcagattttcagcaattagtaccggtaccacacaggggcgtatcggtacccagtgcattttctgcgcagactgctctcgggttagccatTCTGTTGCGTGGTACCGGTATGACATTGcgatggtaccggtacaccagggtaggtaaggggccttttggtcttttcttgcctcgtttgtatcaccttATCCCTATTACTCTATATAGGTTAGAGAGAAGTTGAGGAGGAGGCTTtgctgtgctctctctctctcttcctcttgtgCTCGGCCGTATGCAAGGAGGGGCTCGGGTGGAGTTGgatcgtcgccgacgtcgcgctgcggtgccgttcgagcgtgcgttcgtcgtggtagcgccgtagggaggccgggcgagcgcgtggttCCGCTTCTATCGATTTCTCGCCGTGGTTGCACGcgctttcgaggtgggttaaagtGATGCTTACCGAATTCTACGGGTTTCCTCCTAATTCTATATGTGTCATCAGCATGTGTTTTTAGCTTTGTTTAGTATATTGTTTAGCTCGATTCTTGGAATTTCATGCCTATGAatttgaattggagcttagaaaattagctaaatcatgcatgttggacttggatttaatttaggagaaaactgacGTTTCTACACCGCCATTTGAacaaactaccagatttagctctaggagccgtagtttgatTGTATCGCCGAGGGTTATAGGCGGTGGAtgcccagaatagtgtagaataattTTAAGCTCGTACTGGGataccgagcttatttttacaatattgttcagactgttccagattgtcgggtgccgttggggttgacggtggacccatattacggttttgcatcagattgtgccgagggcacgtgtgttttggttgttagaccagttagactctatttacttgactataatctgcgagagcctgattgagctcgacagagacacgattgcatactcggttgggtagcgcccacgagtgccactccgatgACGGCCTGGTTTGGTGTAAgatagtgtagcttcgacaggcgggacgggtgtgttcacagtctctagtgagattgggtcaggttgTACTTTTCTACAGATAGTGGGTGTTTGATCCAGATAGTATAGGTGCATAcagctgtagatttattccagccTTCTTAGTATACTTGTTTACATCTGTAGaattagtgggtgagccgttgaggtcggtagcggtacccactgaggactacttcttttgtagtagttctcacgcccagttgttggaatcttttacagagccttctttttcggctgctgctgctgattcggACCAtgaaaagggagtcgcgagttagatcccttcccagttgctgctgaGCTAGAGTATACCAGCTATAGGTAATggtagtttttgagttcatatatatacttttgttgTATCTAGCTGGAGTGAGTGTTTTGTTCATCGGGTTgtgatgtatgtatagtgaacttctgtTTATATATCTCATTTCTTTTAGTAGCTTTATACTATttgttgtagtattgtatgattataggtacagctatcgcttcgtgtaCAGTAGAAATTTCTTGgcatacggcggatttgtcggcgtgcccggagaaacaagtaatccggagcgtgacagcAGCTTGGGCCCGACACGGTACGGCCCGAAATTGAAACCTGGCCGAGCCGGCCACTAGCTCATTTCAGCCCGAAAAATGTGGGCtgtgccggcccggcacggcccacattacagcCCCTAGGCACCCATAATTAAGAATATTACCAACATTATTTAAACTAGAATCAGCCAAAAAGTTAGTATAATTCTTATAATACCTTATCAAGATTGTCAAATTAGACTTTACCAATCCAGttttgatttttagtaaaataaagaaacaaaagtgataagactgtgacaccccaataactACATATCAGATGAGAACGAGATTATAATTGAATATGTACGAAACTATggactctaataataataagtaggTTTAAATTGGTGGTTTGAACGAAACGACTTATTATTGTTAGTGGATCCGGTTCTACCAAAGAGAACATGAATTTTCGATTAAAGATACTGTAAAATTATAACATATTTTCAGTACTAGACTTAGNTAAATactgtggaattgtatgatatgtatccaaacagcatAAAAATTCCGTGAAGTTTTTTAACTAtccatccaaacagggccttagtaatactgaaaaaaaaaaaaaaaagaaaaatcaacagtattattttactattctatcAACATTCTCTCCCTGTGAATGCCACTGCCCATTTTACCCTCCTAAAGATCCATTTATACCCTCTCCAGACACCATctaacacctctctctctctccaacacCATGTATGGAGCACAACCGGGCTACTACGGCCCACCCATCCCTCCCCAACCCCTCGCAACCCAACCCTCCTATGCTGCTGAACGCCGCCGCCGGTGCTTCTGCAGCACAGGAACAGCCGTCGCCGCCTTCCTCGCCATATTCGGCATCGCTGTCATCGCCCTCTGGCTCGTCTTCCGCCCGCAGAAGATCGTCGTTGCTGTCACAGACGCCGTGCTCTACCGCTTTGACCTCGCCACCACCACGAAACCTCCGAGCCTCGCCTTCAACCTTTCCGCCACCGTCAGCGTCCGCAACCCTAACAAGCGGGTCGGCATCGTCTACGACTGGCTTGAGGCCGACTCCTATTACTACGGCACGCGCTTGGGCTGGGTCTCCCTGCCCGCTTTGTACCAGGTGCCtggttaaatataaatattaaaaatattattctctcaTAACTTAAACTTACAAAGACactgatttttttatataatttagtataGCATTAAAGCATGAAGTAATAGCTTCGAGTTctacaaaaatttgaaattattaaaattttttatttaatataagtCTGTAAGTTATGTCTACCCATAAATCTCGAATCCAAATATagaaagtgttgaatataaatattaaaaatatatatcactCTCTCGTGTGTTTAagcttattatatataataattattttctataacaAAACTATTTTTACGGTAGGGTTTTAAGTATGATAAAAGATATAATtagaactaattaaattattaaaattcttGTAGCTAGTCTCATAAGGGCGTGGAATATTGAATAAGAGATTAATTAAAACTGTTTGCGTCTTACTATATATGTTAAATAGGTTAataaatgtttatatatatcttactaTATTTACCTTGTCATTCTCACTTTTTAACATTCAATGAGTTAAATGCTTAACTTTCTACTTGGTTTCATAAGATagatttatatactttttatccaacaattttattttatctttttattattgtgacgttcttatttttattttatttttctttctgagCAATGTTAGCTTTACAAATCCATAATTATAATAAACGTTTTATTTTCCACAACACCAGGGCCACCGGAGCACGTCGGCGTGGAGGCCTGCGGTAGCGGGGAGTTCGTACGTAGATATCGGGAGCTCAGGCATAGCGGATTTTAAGAACCAGAACACCACGGGGAGCTTCGGCGTCGGGTTGTGGCTCTTTGGTCGCGTTCGATATCGGTTCGGTTCGGCGACAACCAAGCAGTACGTCCTGCGGGTGCAGTGCGTGCTGAAGCTGCGGCTGCTGGCTCCCGGAGCAGCCAATAACGGCTTCGTCAGGACACCCTGCAAGGTGCTCAAATggtgattgaatttttaattcattttgcACTATATACTGGCTTTTGAATTCTTATTTTTACAAAacagttaaaatatatttataacatATAATTACTTTGAACCAACTATACAATTCCTAACTTGAGAAGAACTGTCCACGATGCATATATAATTGTAAGAAGCTAGGCGtgcaagaaattttttttttttttcctctagcaataaatactgaaaaaaaattaaaatgaaacagttttcaaaagtgGGCATGTAACATATTCTACTTAAAAGTATTAATTAAGGACCAATGTAATTACACGTGGGTAAAAGTTTAGAAGCTGGTGgtgcaatttctttttttatttttctcctcccTTCATATGAGTTCGTTGACCTGCTCTGTGTCGTTGGTTGCAATATATAGATGTTTTCTcaacttcttttatttttatctcccaattgttttattcttatttttttctatagtGTTtgcaattataataattgtagTTATATTGCATAcataatgaaaaatattgtAACGTGGTGTGAACTGTCTATGATGGCTTCTTCGTGAATAAGGAGTTGGAAACATTCGAAGCGTTGACTTTGAGgggatatatatattctatgttAGTTGACTTTAGATGATGTATTTGCGATTTAAATGCGTCGCCGAAAATTAATGTTAGCCGTCCCAATCGAAACTCCATCAGTTCGAGTTTGTGGCCACCATGTCTTTGTaagagttaaatttaatttaaatttaaaacttaccaCAATAAAAAGAGATTAGTGAACAAAATAAGACTAGAACATGATAAGTAGTATGCATATGTGCAGTACAAGATAAACGATCTACCGCATCTCACCTTATAGGCCACTCTGACGGATTTTCAATCTAGCTAATCTGGTATGTGAAATCAAAATCTTGGAACATGTTCTAAGTAATTAGAAAACTATCTCCaagaatatattaatatttaaattaatcgACTTAAACAACCGATAATGATGTTACATACTTTTTACtaatatattgataattttgtTTCTTAAACATACGATCATGTAAGTgaaacaatgaaaaaaaaagaaaagaagagaaaggctGATAGTGCAGGCATCACTGACGTAGACCGTCAAACCTTAAATATGCTGAAAACTATACCTCCCACCTTTAAATATCACATGTCATACGGAAATAACTTATCATAATATACACTGTTATACCAGCgtatgttatttgttttgacTAATACTATGTGGGTTGTGCATCACTGATGATGCATGTATCTAGCTATTGTGGTGTAAACCAATCATACGAGCCAATGTGCTTGAGTGTTTTCTAGCATAACAATCTAAGTACATGATGTGTGCTAACCTCTCGGCAACTTACCTGTTACCTGGCCAGCCATTCAGACTACGGATCTTAATATTAGGTTTAGCTCTATCTCAATGGCAATTTTAGGTCAATTCATATCCTACTAAGTTTGGTGCACATCAACTTGCAAGTAAAAATGCAAACAAGGTGGATCTGCAAGTAAGAGGGTCCTCCCTACCTCCCACCTTGTTTTTCTTTGGCAGGTTGTGGCAAATTCGAGGCGAGTTGAAttagatcatttttttttcctacttaaTGCTAAGTTCGGGGCCCGTTGGGCTGGAAGCGTGTTTTTAACGAATTTTTGGCGGATTGCAAAAGATCAAAGAAAGGAGGTCCCCAACCTCCCGTCTATTTCTTAGCGGAGCAAGACGGATTTGGGGCgggctttttttttctaaattattttttgttatttttgccTCCTACTTACCACTCCATTCGTGGCCGGATCTCCACCAACCGGGATCCATGTTCATCCTTACTCGCAACTGTTGAGTTAAATACCTACTCCACATATTATGATAACTATTAAGATCGCCAataaatactaattaaattgaTTCTCCTAATCCATATGATTATGTACAGCTCATGTATATCAATGCCTTGAGTCCTCTGGTCAGCACACAACACCTTGGGCCCCTACTcttaggggtggaactgggtcAGGCTTGGGCCAGATCATACTCTGCCCAAGTCCGACCCGAAAAAAATACCgggcttcgggtcgggctttactcaatttttttttaaaaaataaggcCTTGCTCGGGCCTAAGCCGAATACCCAATACCCATCGGGCCTAGAGGCCCACTTTATGTATTTGTTATATagtacaaatatatttttattataaaaaaaataaaataaaatattctcaGCTATTAGGTATTCGGCTCAatgctattggtgctattaggttttcggccattggataaaaaaatgtacggttaaaATGATATGCAccttctagggttgagttggttatgggtttaataatataatctaacgagcGAAAATAGTCAATGAGTTTAATCTAACagcggaaaacttaatagcactaaacgcttggtgctatcgatagtatcccagccagacacacacacactcactctctctctctctctctctctctctctctctctctctctcttaatgcatagatatatataactaaatattttattttaataactaaTATATCGGACTTTTAGATTGGGCTCGGGCTGGGCTTGGGCATGTTCAGATAGGTCCAAAAttttttcaaacttaaatttttaagccCGGCTCAGACCCAAAGTTATAATTTTGATACCGAAAGCATGACCATACATGGCCCATCGGGCCGGGCCTTTTTTAGATCCGGGCGCAGTTCCACCCCTATCTACGTGGTCCATACAAATTCCTCAGGTTTGGTCCGCATAATAAATCAATCATGTAAGGAGAATCGAAACCACTGTTTTGTACGACGGAATACACAAACTCATCGTGTCCATGACTGAGACTCACTTTTGTTAGTTAGACCATCCAACTATCAAATCAATTCACGCATGCCAAACCGTATCTTGTAAATGTCTAAATTTTTCAGATCATGCATGCCCGACATAACCTGCTGCAGCTGTTCCAGACAAACCAACTCACAGATGATCAATCCATATGTAATGCCCAATCATGCAGATCGAATAAGCCAATCATTGGCTTGATTGGTCCAGCTGATTTTCCACAAAACCAAATTAAGCAC
Coding sequences:
- the LOC109717110 gene encoding NDR1/HIN1-like protein 10; this encodes MYGAQPGYYGPPIPPQPLATQPSYAAERRRRCFCSTGTAVAAFLAIFGIAVIALWLVFRPQKIVVAVTDAVLYRFDLATTTKPPSLAFNLSATVSVRNPNKRVGIVYDWLEADSYYYGTRLGWVSLPALYQGHRSTSAWRPAVAGSSYVDIGSSGIADFKNQNTTGSFGVGLWLFGRVRYRFGSATTKQYVLRVQCVLKLRLLAPGAANNGFVRTPCKVLKW